Proteins encoded in a region of the Diabrotica virgifera virgifera chromosome 4, PGI_DIABVI_V3a genome:
- the LOC126884012 gene encoding uncharacterized protein LOC126884012, giving the protein MRLTIKLIFCMHAIIWLTNAEQIYKQYTNTPINKSPGIYYERIKNVQFIETHWNILSHIPLQPFTDKLNFVDLTYQKTLRLCQNKPVLTELRLCDTSLKLLGQIIPRLFQDKQTLKNLILHEHSRPKRALFNAIGSVFRTLFGTLDSDDAENFNNAINKAESNENHLLDLLKQQIHVVKATIANFNNSITNLDRNKVIFDKNFESITNYTDKINNKYFNLDLKQKIEQHFTLLNLFITELQQ; this is encoded by the exons ATGCGACTAACCATAAAATTAATATTCTGCAT GCATGCAATAATATGGTTGACAAATGCTGAGCAAATCTACAAGCAATACACCAACACTCCTATCAACAAATCACCTGGAATTTATTACGAACGCATAAAAAATGTTCAATTTATTGAAACTCATTGGAACATATTAAGTCATATTCCTTTACAACCTTTTACAgacaaattaaattttgtagatCTCACCTATCAAAAAACATTAAGACTGTGTCAAAACAAACCAGTTCTTACTGAATTACGATTATGTGATACCTCACTAAAACTTTTGGGACAAATCATACCTAGACTCTTCCAAGATAAACaaactttaaaaaatctaattctgCATGAACATTCTAGACCAAAACGAGCTCTATTTAATGCAATTGGATCTGTTTTTAGGACTTTATTCGGTACCTTAGACAGTGATGATGCGGAAAATTTCAATAATGCTATTAACAAAGCTGAAAGTAACGAAAATCATCTTCTTGATTTACTAAAACAACAAATTCATGTAGTAAAAGCCACGATTGCAAATTTTAATAACTCTATTACGAATCTAGACCGAAACAaagtaatttttgataaaaatttcgAATCAATAACGAATTACAcagataaaattaataataaatattttaatttagacttaaaacaaaaaatagaacAGCATTTTACCTtactaaatttatttataacagaaTTACAACAATAA
- the LOC126883731 gene encoding E3 SUMO-protein ligase KIAA1586-like, translated as MDNSKPKQKTLTSFFSASVKRELNTLGLPKGTKQDKSNVVSVDELAIGNSLNKNEQISEPSTSTNKEKETKWPDVWTEEMWTRKKETYPWIDCKEGKLGCKVCFEVTTMGAFKKEHVSLSHEWRTFQVSCYGSNRTNQLKSLRKKIIEHKQSKAHSTAQAIVESSHKNPITQLVDSANTAHMESTKPIFRSAYYIAKNDRPYNDYFGLLELQKLNGVDIGVGLHSRYSAVEIIDHISKEMKLRILNKVKEVSGKISIIIDESTSISSKSVLIIYLKCEISKEKSPNILFLDLVELPDQRAESVFNSTLKCLEQYGFDNGYLKQNLVSFTSDGASVMLGKHSGVAKRFSTLYPDIIVWHCLNHRLELASGDAVSEVAGVNHFQIFMDKLYSLYSASPKHKRELKDCAQELDIQMNKIGRVLSTRWVASSFRTVSAVWFGFQALANHFSKAINDPDRTSTEKSKYSGLLNRLTSQSFLLNLAFMFDILAELALLSESLENRNTSIVYADKLINRSVRYLEHLKEKPGTKVLEAQIAIKEGNFASVVLKTNPKIVSFNGQQLISSVINNLKQRMFVTTFDGEAQYEDLINSFKVLEPEYWPTCIPPSFGQTQVEQLCKRFKLNVNKAVSAYRDYLDNSRQVPDGLQELLNCTKIIPCSSADCERGFSCMNNMVTPSRNALTVAHVSSLMFIKIQGPPLQEWQPETYVTKWLRSHRSADDSRTRVAENPKKNAKKDAFWHLL; from the coding sequence ATGGATAACTCTAAACCTAAACAAAAAACTTTAACCTCATTTTTTAGTGCGTCGGTGAAACGTGAACTAAACACGTTAGGCCTACCTAAAGGAACCAAGCAAGATAAATCCAATGTTGTTTCGGTTGATGAATTAGCGATTGGAAACTCTTTAAATAAAAACGAACAAATAAGTGAACCCAGCACATCAACGAATAAGGAAAAAGAAACAAAATGGCCTGACGTTTGGACAGAAGAGATGTGGACTCGTAAGAAGGAAACTTATCCTTGGATAGATTGCAAAGAAGGTAAATTAGGCTGCAAAGTTTGTTTTGAAGTCACAACTATGGGTGCTTTTAAGAAAGAACACGTTTCTTTAAGTCATGAGTGGCGCACATTTCAAGTTAGCTGTTACGGCTCAAACCGAACTAACCAGCTCAAATcacttagaaaaaaaattatagagcacAAACAGTCCAAAGCACATAGTACTGCTCAGGCCATTGTTGAATCCTCTCATAAAAATCCTATTACGCAATTAGTTGATTCTGCAAATACAGCTCACATGGAATCAACTAAACCTATTTTTAGGTCAGCTTACTACATAGCTAAGAACGACCGACCATATAACGATTATTTCGGTTTATTAGAACTTCAAAAACTAAATGGAGTAGATATCGGTGTAGGCCTTCATTCAAGATACAGTGCTGTAGAAATTATTGATCATATATCAAAAGAGATGAAGTTAAGAATATTGAATAAGGTTAAGGAAGTTTCTGGGAAAATTTCTATCATTATTGATGAATCCACCAGCATAAGTTCAAAGTCAGTACTCATAATTTATTTGAAGTGTGAAATAAGTAAAGAAAAGTCCCCTAACATTTTGTTCTTAGATCTAGTTGAACTTCCTGATCAAAGGGCCGAATCTGTTTTTAACAGTACACTTAAGTGCCTTGAACAATATGGGTTTGACAATGGTTATTTAAAACAGAACTTAGTTTCTTTCACAAGTGACGGGGCTAGTGTTATGTTAGGGAAACACTCAGGAGTGGCAAAGAGGTTTTCAACTTTGTACCCTGATATAATCGTTTGGCACTGTTTAAATCACAGATTGGAATTGGCTAGTGGGGACGCAGTCAGCGAAGTGGCCGGAGTGAATCATTTCCAGATATTTATGGACAAACTGTACTCGCTGTACAGCGCCTCTCCAAAACACAAGCGTGAGTTAAAAGACTGTGCACAAGAACTTGACATTCAGATGAACAAAATCGGAAGAGTGTTGAGCACAAGATGGGTAGCCAGTAGCTTTCGTACCGTTTCGGCTGTGTGGTTTGGCTTTCAAGCTTTGGCAAACCATTTCTCTAAAGCCATAAACGATCCTGACAGAACATCGACTGAAAAAAGCAAATATAGTGGTTTATTAAATAGGCTAACATCTCAGAGTTTTCTACTAAACTTAGCCTTTATGTTTGACATTCTTGCTGAATTGGCTTTGTTATCAGAGAGCTTAGAGAATAGAAACACTTCTATTGTGTATGCAGACAAACTGATAAACAGATCCGTAAGATATTTAGAGCACTTAAAGGAGAAGCCAGGCACGAAAGTTCTGGAAGCACAAATCGCCATAAAAGAAGGAAATTTTGCATCAGTTGTGTTAAAAACTAATCCAAAAATTGTATCGTTCAATGGACAGCAACTTATTTCTAGTGTTATAAATAACCTAAAGCAAAGAATGTTTGTCACCACATTTGATGGGGAAGCCCAATATGAAGATCTTATAAACTCTTTTAAAGTATTAGAACCTGAGTATTGGCCAACCTGCATTCCACCAAGTTTTGGTCAAACTCAAGTAGAGCAACTGTGCAAGAGATTTAAATTGAACGTCAACAAAGCTGTCTCTGCCTACAGAGACTATTTGGACAACAGCCGACAAGTGCCTGATGGATTGCAAGAACTGTTAAACTGCACTAAAATAATACCTTGCAGCTCAGCTGATTGTGAACGGGGTTTCAGTTGTATGAACAATATGGTTACACCATCAAGAAACGCTTTGACTGTTGCTCATGTATCATCATTGATGTTCATAAAAATCCAAGGTCCACCTCTCCAAGAATGGCAGCCTGAGACGTACGTCACTAAATGGCTGAGGAGCCACCGGTCTGCAGACGATTCCAGGACAAGAGTTGCAGAAAACCCAAAAAAGAACGCAAAGAAGGATGCATTTTGGCACTTACTTTGA